Proteins from one Cicer arietinum cultivar CDC Frontier isolate Library 1 chromosome 3, Cicar.CDCFrontier_v2.0, whole genome shotgun sequence genomic window:
- the LOC101494765 gene encoding glutathione gamma-glutamylcysteinyltransferase 1 isoform X2, with the protein MQLFLEAIQNGTMEGFYRLVSYFQTQSEPAFCGLASLSMVLNALAIDPGRKWKGPWRWFDESMLDCCEPLEMVKARGISFGKLVCLAHCAGAKVDAFHASQSSVDDFRKYVIKCSTSDDCHVISSYHRAALKQPGTGHFSPIGGYHVGKDMALILDVARFKYPPHWVPLTLLWEGMNYIDESTGQSRGFMLISRPHREPGMLYTLSCKHESWNSIAKFLIDDVPFLLKSEDVKDIHKVLSVIFTSLPSNFEEFIKWVAEIRRQEDGGSISEEEKTRLAVKEEVLGQVQETRLFKHVASFLSSSCGRQTLTSGEGDALPVIAASVCCQGAEILGGKLSSLSAYCCPETCMKCWKAEDDKSITMVSGTVVNGNTEQGVDVLIPSSSGKLCCTCSSKKNIRMHPASTDVLTVLILSLPSTTWAGITDQQLLREIHDLVSTENLPTLLQEEVLHLRRQLHILKRCQEGKVDEDLGAPIS; encoded by the exons TCCGAGCCCGCCTTCTGTGGCCTCGCCAGTCTCTCCATGGTCCTCAATGCTCTTGCCATTGATCCTGGCAGGAAATGGAAAG GACCTTGGAGATGGTTTGATGAATCCATGTTGGACTGTTGCGAACCCTTAGAAATGGTCAAGGCTAGAGGCATCTCATTTGGGAAATTGGTGTGCTTGGCTCATTGTGCTGGGGCCAAAGTTGACGCCTTTCATGCAAGCCAGAGCAGTGTTGATGATTTTCGTAAATACGTCATCAAGTGCTCAACTTCTGATGATTGTCATGTAATCTCATCATACCACAGAGCTGCTCTTAAACAA CCAGGAACTGGTCACTTTTCTCCTATTGGAGGCTATCATGTTGGAAAGGACATGGCACTAATTTTGGATGTTGCGCGTTTTAAGTATCCTCCCCACTGGGTTCCACTTACACTTCTTTGGGAAGGCATGAATTATATTGATGAATCCACCGGACAATCCAGGGG GTTCATGCTTATATCAAGGCCGCATAGGGAACCTGGCATGCTTTATACTCTG AGCTGCAAGCACGAGAGTTGGAATAGTATTGCAAAATTCCTAATCGATGATGTTCCTTTTCTATTAAAATCAGAGGATGTGAAAGACATTCATAAGGTTCTTTCAGTTATATTCACATCACTGCCATCTAATTTTGAAGAATTCATCAAATGGGTTGCAGAGATCAGGAGGCAAGAGGATGGCGGTTCAATAAGTGAAGAGGAGAAAACAAGGCTCGCTGTCAAG GAAGAGGTATTGGGACAGGTGCAGGAGACAAGGCTTTTCAAACACGTGGCCTCTTTTCTGTCAAGTTCATGTGGCAGACAGACACTAACTTCAGGTGAAGGAGATGCCTTACCTGTCATTGCTGCAAGTGTTTGTTGCCAAGGAGCAGAAATTTTAGGTGGAAAACTTAGCTCATTGTCAGCGTATTGCTGTCCAGAAACATGTATGAAATGCTGGAAAGCTGAAGATGACAAATCAATAACAATGGTCAGCGGGACTGTGGTAAATGGTAACACCGAGCAAGGTGTTGATGTGTTGATTCCTTCATCATCCGGGAAATTATGTTGCACATGCTCTAGCAAAAAGAACATTAGGATGCACCCAGCTAGCACGGATGTGCTGACAGTGCTTATACTGTCCTTACCATCTACAACATGGGCTGGCATCACAGATCAGCAGCTTTTGAGGGAAATACATGATCTGGTTTCAACTGAAAATCTTCCTACTTTGCTTCAAGAAGAG GTTCTGCACTTAAGACGTCAGCTACATATTCTGAAGAGATGTCAAGAGGGTAAGGTAGACGAGGATCTTGGTGCTCCTATCTCTTAG
- the LOC101494765 gene encoding glutathione gamma-glutamylcysteinyltransferase 1 isoform X1, with the protein MAMAGVYRRLLPSPPSVDFASSNGKQLFLEAIQNGTMEGFYRLVSYFQTQSEPAFCGLASLSMVLNALAIDPGRKWKGPWRWFDESMLDCCEPLEMVKARGISFGKLVCLAHCAGAKVDAFHASQSSVDDFRKYVIKCSTSDDCHVISSYHRAALKQPGTGHFSPIGGYHVGKDMALILDVARFKYPPHWVPLTLLWEGMNYIDESTGQSRGFMLISRPHREPGMLYTLSCKHESWNSIAKFLIDDVPFLLKSEDVKDIHKVLSVIFTSLPSNFEEFIKWVAEIRRQEDGGSISEEEKTRLAVKEEVLGQVQETRLFKHVASFLSSSCGRQTLTSGEGDALPVIAASVCCQGAEILGGKLSSLSAYCCPETCMKCWKAEDDKSITMVSGTVVNGNTEQGVDVLIPSSSGKLCCTCSSKKNIRMHPASTDVLTVLILSLPSTTWAGITDQQLLREIHDLVSTENLPTLLQEEVLHLRRQLHILKRCQEGKVDEDLGAPIS; encoded by the exons TCCGAGCCCGCCTTCTGTGGCCTCGCCAGTCTCTCCATGGTCCTCAATGCTCTTGCCATTGATCCTGGCAGGAAATGGAAAG GACCTTGGAGATGGTTTGATGAATCCATGTTGGACTGTTGCGAACCCTTAGAAATGGTCAAGGCTAGAGGCATCTCATTTGGGAAATTGGTGTGCTTGGCTCATTGTGCTGGGGCCAAAGTTGACGCCTTTCATGCAAGCCAGAGCAGTGTTGATGATTTTCGTAAATACGTCATCAAGTGCTCAACTTCTGATGATTGTCATGTAATCTCATCATACCACAGAGCTGCTCTTAAACAA CCAGGAACTGGTCACTTTTCTCCTATTGGAGGCTATCATGTTGGAAAGGACATGGCACTAATTTTGGATGTTGCGCGTTTTAAGTATCCTCCCCACTGGGTTCCACTTACACTTCTTTGGGAAGGCATGAATTATATTGATGAATCCACCGGACAATCCAGGGG GTTCATGCTTATATCAAGGCCGCATAGGGAACCTGGCATGCTTTATACTCTG AGCTGCAAGCACGAGAGTTGGAATAGTATTGCAAAATTCCTAATCGATGATGTTCCTTTTCTATTAAAATCAGAGGATGTGAAAGACATTCATAAGGTTCTTTCAGTTATATTCACATCACTGCCATCTAATTTTGAAGAATTCATCAAATGGGTTGCAGAGATCAGGAGGCAAGAGGATGGCGGTTCAATAAGTGAAGAGGAGAAAACAAGGCTCGCTGTCAAG GAAGAGGTATTGGGACAGGTGCAGGAGACAAGGCTTTTCAAACACGTGGCCTCTTTTCTGTCAAGTTCATGTGGCAGACAGACACTAACTTCAGGTGAAGGAGATGCCTTACCTGTCATTGCTGCAAGTGTTTGTTGCCAAGGAGCAGAAATTTTAGGTGGAAAACTTAGCTCATTGTCAGCGTATTGCTGTCCAGAAACATGTATGAAATGCTGGAAAGCTGAAGATGACAAATCAATAACAATGGTCAGCGGGACTGTGGTAAATGGTAACACCGAGCAAGGTGTTGATGTGTTGATTCCTTCATCATCCGGGAAATTATGTTGCACATGCTCTAGCAAAAAGAACATTAGGATGCACCCAGCTAGCACGGATGTGCTGACAGTGCTTATACTGTCCTTACCATCTACAACATGGGCTGGCATCACAGATCAGCAGCTTTTGAGGGAAATACATGATCTGGTTTCAACTGAAAATCTTCCTACTTTGCTTCAAGAAGAG GTTCTGCACTTAAGACGTCAGCTACATATTCTGAAGAGATGTCAAGAGGGTAAGGTAGACGAGGATCTTGGTGCTCCTATCTCTTAG